Proteins co-encoded in one Actinobacillus succinogenes 130Z genomic window:
- a CDS encoding multifunctional CCA addition/repair protein — MNIYLVGGAVRDQLLHLPVKDRDWLVVGSTPDELLSLGYLQVGKDFPVFIHPETHEEYALARTEKKSGSGYTGFICDFSPDITLEDDLIRRDLTINAIAQDKNGKLYDPYHGIEDLNNRLLRHISPSFEEDPLRVLRVARFAAKFYHLGFAIAPETLELMKKLSTQGELQHLTAERVWLETEKALMTENPEIYFQTLLKIDALPALMPELATISVENFQYAMTALKNAVSLIKNMDCNKSAVCFATIFLGIIYVNPSHMTQKQQEQDNHQKNITPCLFEKLKVPAYHKELAILAGKYHIYIHNAFNLKSHTIIDLFNKWDVWRKPQRFLELLIVCAAHYSAQSKNQPTYPQKSYLLGLYQKAMTIDVKNIVSAGFKKTEIRNELTRQRISAVEKIKNCYP; from the coding sequence ATGAACATCTATTTAGTCGGTGGCGCCGTACGCGACCAATTACTTCATCTACCGGTTAAAGATCGAGACTGGCTTGTTGTGGGCTCAACACCTGATGAACTTCTTTCACTCGGCTATTTACAGGTCGGCAAAGATTTCCCCGTTTTTATTCATCCGGAAACCCACGAAGAATATGCATTAGCTCGTACTGAGAAAAAATCAGGTTCAGGGTATACCGGATTTATCTGCGACTTTTCTCCTGATATAACCTTGGAAGATGACTTAATCCGGCGTGATTTGACAATTAATGCTATTGCACAGGATAAAAACGGTAAGTTATATGATCCTTATCATGGCATTGAGGATCTAAACAACCGCCTCTTACGCCACATATCCCCATCGTTTGAGGAAGATCCATTGCGGGTTTTACGAGTTGCTCGATTTGCCGCTAAATTTTATCATTTAGGATTTGCTATTGCCCCCGAAACGCTTGAATTAATGAAGAAATTATCTACTCAGGGGGAATTACAGCATTTAACGGCAGAACGTGTCTGGCTGGAAACTGAAAAAGCATTAATGACAGAAAATCCTGAAATCTACTTTCAGACATTGCTTAAAATTGATGCTCTACCTGCACTCATGCCGGAACTTGCAACTATATCAGTTGAAAATTTTCAATATGCTATGACCGCATTAAAAAATGCCGTAAGCTTAATAAAAAATATGGACTGCAATAAAAGTGCGGTATGTTTCGCTACAATTTTTCTTGGCATCATTTACGTTAACCCTTCGCACATGACTCAAAAACAGCAGGAGCAAGACAACCATCAAAAAAATATTACTCCGTGTTTATTTGAGAAATTAAAGGTCCCGGCTTATCATAAAGAACTTGCAATATTAGCGGGTAAATATCATATATATATTCATAATGCATTCAATCTTAAATCACACACTATTATAGACCTATTTAATAAATGGGACGTATGGCGAAAACCACAACGCTTTTTAGAATTACTTATCGTTTGCGCTGCACATTATAGTGCGCAATCAAAAAACCAACCGACCTACCCGCAAAAAAGTTACCTTTTGGGGTTATATCAAAAAGCAATGACAATTGATGTTAAAAATATTGTGAGTGCGGGATTTAAAAAAACAGAAATCCGAAATGAATTAACCCGTCAGAGAATTTCAGCCGTCGAGAAAATAAAAAATTGTTATCCTTGA
- a CDS encoding TIGR04211 family SH3 domain-containing protein has product MLKMIRATLSSLIILGGISLAHAETQYVTENLNTYLRKGAGDNFKIAGAIQAGEQVTVLNRQEKYSLIRDSRNREAWILNSELTSSPSSKDENPKLKAQIQELTTKLNRIDSDWQQRTEEMKRRSDDSNQKSSQLLEENSQLKRELEITKNKNRDLEALLDAGKREIAIQWFIYGGSVLGVGLLLGLIIPVIMPKRRRNDGWS; this is encoded by the coding sequence ATGCTAAAAATGATTAGAGCTACATTATCTTCGTTGATTATTCTCGGCGGTATTTCATTAGCACATGCGGAAACACAATATGTGACGGAAAATTTGAACACCTATCTACGCAAAGGTGCAGGAGATAATTTTAAAATTGCAGGTGCAATCCAAGCCGGTGAACAAGTGACCGTACTTAACCGCCAAGAAAAATATAGTCTGATTCGAGACAGTCGGAACCGTGAAGCCTGGATTTTAAACAGTGAACTAACTTCATCACCAAGCAGTAAAGATGAAAACCCAAAACTTAAAGCTCAAATACAAGAATTAACGACTAAGCTAAACCGAATTGATTCTGATTGGCAACAACGCACAGAAGAAATGAAACGCCGCAGTGATGACAGTAATCAAAAAAGCAGCCAATTATTAGAAGAAAACTCACAACTTAAACGCGAATTAGAAATTACTAAAAACAAAAATCGTGATTTAGAGGCCTTGCTTGATGCGGGTAAGAGAGAAATTGCCATTCAGTGGTTTATTTACGGTGGTTCGGTTTTAGGCGTCGGCTTATTACTTGGATTAATCATTCCGGTAATTATGCCGAAACGTCGTCGTAACGATGGCTGGTCTTAG
- a CDS encoding inorganic phosphate transporter: METLQEYGSLLILLTALFAFFMAFGVGANDVSNAMGTSVGSGTITAKQAIIIALIFECAGAYLAGGEVTETIKSGIISPMDFVDNPDVLVLGMMSALFASGSWLLIASRWGWPVSTTHSIVGAIIGFACITEGAGAVKWGAIFGIVGSWFITPFIAGVLAYGIFFVIQKLIFDTEHPLRNAQKFGPYFMGLTVFILVIVTVAKGLKHIGLTLDTGETVLISLALSGISTIVSFFYFRSKKFIKKARKGVFGGVELVFSILMLMTACAMAFAHGSNDVANAIGPLAAVVTIVESGGDIAASAPMVWWVLPLGALGIACGLIIMGYKVMATIGTGITDLTPSRGFAAQFATAATVVVASGTGLPISTTQTLVGAVLGIGMARGIAALNMNVIRNIIASWIVTLPAGAFFAIIIYSLLNVIFR, translated from the coding sequence ATGGAAACATTACAAGAATACGGTTCCTTACTCATTCTGCTAACGGCGTTATTTGCTTTTTTTATGGCATTCGGCGTAGGTGCGAATGACGTATCGAACGCAATGGGAACCTCCGTAGGTTCCGGTACGATCACAGCCAAACAAGCGATTATTATCGCATTAATTTTTGAATGTGCCGGTGCTTATTTAGCGGGTGGCGAGGTAACCGAAACGATTAAAAGCGGTATTATCAGCCCGATGGATTTTGTAGACAATCCTGATGTGCTAGTTCTCGGAATGATGTCCGCATTATTCGCTTCCGGTTCTTGGCTTTTGATCGCTTCACGCTGGGGTTGGCCGGTTTCAACCACTCATTCTATTGTAGGTGCGATTATCGGTTTTGCCTGTATTACTGAGGGGGCGGGCGCTGTAAAATGGGGAGCAATTTTCGGTATTGTAGGAAGCTGGTTTATTACACCGTTTATTGCAGGTGTATTAGCCTACGGTATCTTCTTTGTTATTCAAAAATTAATTTTTGATACGGAGCATCCCTTACGCAATGCGCAAAAGTTTGGTCCGTATTTCATGGGATTAACGGTATTTATTTTAGTTATTGTAACCGTTGCCAAAGGGTTAAAACATATCGGCTTAACCCTCGACACCGGTGAAACCGTGCTAATTTCGCTGGCACTAAGTGGTATTTCTACTATTGTCAGCTTTTTCTACTTCCGTAGTAAAAAATTTATAAAAAAAGCACGTAAAGGAGTCTTTGGCGGAGTAGAATTAGTCTTCAGCATCTTAATGTTAATGACAGCCTGCGCAATGGCATTTGCACACGGTTCAAACGATGTTGCCAATGCAATCGGTCCTTTGGCCGCCGTAGTGACTATCGTAGAAAGCGGCGGAGATATAGCGGCTTCGGCCCCAATGGTATGGTGGGTTCTACCGCTTGGCGCACTGGGTATTGCTTGCGGGTTAATCATTATGGGCTATAAAGTTATGGCGACAATCGGTACGGGAATTACGGATTTAACACCAAGCCGGGGATTTGCCGCTCAATTTGCCACGGCGGCAACGGTTGTGGTAGCCTCTGGTACAGGTTTACCTATTTCGACGACGCAGACCTTGGTCGGCGCGGTATTAGGAATTGGCATGGCGCGCGGTATTGCCGCATTAAATATGAATGTCATTCGCAATATCATTGCTTCATGGATTGTGACATTGCCGGCAGGCGCATTCTTCGCGATTATTATTTATAGTCTCCTTAATGTAATTTTTCGTTAA
- a CDS encoding TIGR00153 family protein encodes MAMNNILGLFAHSPLKPLQRHSDKVTECCSMLVEFVEATFQGDWVKAEALRVQISEAERQADTLKREIRLKLPRGLFLPIDRTDLLELVTQQDKLANLAKDIAGRMVGRQFPIPTLLQNDFMVFICRALDATVQAHRVIDEMDELLETGFRGRELNFVNNMINELDSIEDDTDQMQIKLRKMLRDIEQNYNPIDVMFLYKIFEWIGVLADQAQRVGSRIELMLARS; translated from the coding sequence ATGGCAATGAACAACATTTTAGGGTTGTTTGCCCATTCACCGTTAAAACCATTACAACGCCATTCCGATAAAGTGACTGAGTGTTGCAGTATGCTCGTAGAATTTGTGGAAGCGACATTCCAGGGGGATTGGGTTAAAGCGGAAGCTCTTCGCGTACAAATTTCGGAGGCGGAACGCCAAGCAGATACGCTGAAACGGGAAATTCGTTTAAAACTGCCTCGCGGTTTATTTTTGCCGATTGATCGCACTGACTTGCTAGAATTAGTCACACAACAAGATAAACTTGCGAACTTGGCGAAAGATATTGCCGGACGGATGGTAGGACGTCAATTTCCCATTCCCACCCTATTGCAAAATGACTTTATGGTATTTATCTGTCGCGCATTAGATGCGACCGTACAGGCTCACCGGGTTATCGATGAAATGGACGAACTGCTGGAAACCGGTTTCCGAGGACGCGAATTAAATTTCGTCAATAATATGATCAATGAATTGGATTCCATCGAAGACGACACGGATCAAATGCAAATCAAACTACGTAAAATGTTACGCGATATTGAGCAGAATTATAACCCTATCGACGTCATGTTTTTATATAAAATTTTTGAATGGATAGGTGTGCTGGCTGACCAAGCGCAACGCGTGGGGTCTCGCATCGAATTAATGCTGGCACGTTCATAA
- a CDS encoding CYTH domain-containing protein, with protein MSNEVELKLEVSRTFADSFAQNMTDFHILSTQTVILGNCYYDTPDQFFAQRKMGLRVRSENERFTMTLKTDGQVTGGLHIRPEYNFVLSSAEPDLTLLKDLSFDLPGHLPLEPIFSTDFTRQFWLIECGHETEIEVALDRGEIKTTEKTQPICEIEFELKQGSLSDLLTFVANLPVIDGVRLSSASKAKRGYRLAFNTLSVPMDCLTKWREFLQFEQTVQNPKEILTALLDYEQQLVEDTVFFSPAYFAQDFMRSVERIGSFFNLLNYYTENKKLLNAVAKMVEADEQILVELNESNEALFQNIHDIIRLHSETRDNALAMGKLDELLHQGQNVKRMINLIRLTVDEYGKSPQNGLRM; from the coding sequence ATGTCAAATGAAGTGGAATTGAAATTAGAGGTCAGCCGGACTTTTGCGGATAGTTTCGCGCAAAACATGACGGATTTTCATATTTTATCGACTCAAACCGTCATACTTGGAAATTGTTATTATGACACGCCGGATCAGTTTTTTGCGCAACGAAAAATGGGACTCAGAGTGCGGTCGGAAAATGAACGGTTTACCATGACGTTAAAAACCGACGGGCAAGTTACCGGTGGATTGCATATTCGTCCCGAATATAATTTTGTGCTGTCTTCCGCCGAGCCCGATTTAACTTTATTAAAAGATCTGTCTTTCGATTTGCCCGGACATTTGCCTTTAGAACCGATTTTTAGCACGGATTTTACCCGTCAATTTTGGTTGATTGAATGCGGGCACGAGACGGAAATTGAAGTAGCATTGGATCGAGGCGAAATCAAAACGACAGAAAAAACGCAACCGATTTGTGAGATTGAATTTGAATTAAAGCAGGGTTCTTTGTCGGATTTACTGACATTTGTGGCGAACTTGCCGGTTATCGACGGCGTACGGTTGAGTTCCGCCAGCAAAGCGAAGCGCGGGTATAGGTTGGCGTTTAATACGTTGTCTGTGCCGATGGATTGTCTGACGAAATGGCGTGAATTTTTACAATTCGAACAAACCGTACAAAATCCGAAGGAAATTTTGACCGCACTTTTGGATTATGAACAGCAATTGGTAGAGGATACCGTGTTTTTCTCGCCGGCTTATTTTGCGCAGGATTTTATGCGTAGTGTCGAACGTATCGGATCTTTTTTTAATTTGTTGAACTATTATACGGAAAATAAAAAATTGCTGAATGCGGTGGCGAAAATGGTGGAGGCGGATGAACAAATTCTAGTGGAGCTGAATGAAAGTAATGAAGCATTGTTTCAAAATATTCACGACATTATCCGGTTGCACAGCGAAACGCGGGATAATGCTTTGGCAATGGGAAAACTGGATGAACTGTTGCATCAAGGGCAAAATGTAAAACGTATGATTAATTTAATTCGACTAACGGTGGATGAATATGGCAAAAGCCCCCAAAACGGCTTACGTATGTAA
- the radA gene encoding DNA repair protein RadA, whose translation MAKAPKTAYVCNDCGAEFSRWQGQCSACKAWNTISEVRLVSAKSVVKNDRFSGYAGETQAKIQTLAEISLQETPRFTSGFKELDRVLGGGIVPGSAILIGGHPGAGKSTLLLQVMCGLAENMTALYVTGEESLQQVAMRANRLGLPTDTLHMLSETSVEQICRLADQLKPQIIVIDSIQVMHLADIQSSPGSVAQVRECASFLTRYAKTRQVAIIMVGHVTKDGTLAGPKVLEHAIDCSLLLEGEADSRFRTLRSHKNRFGAVNELGVFAMTEQGLREVKNPSAIFLSRGEEQTSGSSVMVLWEGTRPLLVEIQALVDHSMLANPRRVAVGLEQNRLALLLAVLHRHGGLQMSDQDVFVNVVGGVKVTETSADLALLLALISSFRNRPLPQDLVVFGEVGLGGEIRPVPSGQERISEAAKHGFKRAIVPFGNRPKNKLPNMQVFTVKKLSDALAVLDDL comes from the coding sequence ATGGCAAAAGCCCCCAAAACGGCTTACGTATGTAACGATTGCGGAGCGGAATTTTCCCGTTGGCAAGGACAGTGCAGTGCCTGCAAAGCCTGGAATACGATTAGCGAAGTGCGCTTGGTCTCGGCAAAATCTGTGGTAAAAAATGATCGGTTCAGCGGTTATGCAGGTGAAACTCAGGCAAAAATTCAAACTTTAGCGGAAATCAGTCTGCAGGAAACACCACGGTTTACCAGCGGTTTTAAAGAATTGGACCGCGTATTGGGCGGCGGTATTGTGCCGGGATCCGCCATTTTAATCGGTGGACACCCCGGCGCGGGAAAATCCACGCTGTTATTGCAGGTGATGTGCGGATTAGCGGAAAATATGACCGCACTTTATGTTACGGGGGAAGAAAGCCTGCAACAGGTAGCGATGCGAGCCAACCGTTTGGGGTTGCCGACGGATACGCTGCATATGCTTTCCGAAACCAGCGTTGAACAGATTTGCCGGTTGGCGGATCAGCTTAAACCGCAGATTATTGTTATTGATTCTATTCAGGTCATGCATTTGGCGGATATTCAGTCTTCGCCCGGTTCGGTGGCGCAGGTACGCGAATGCGCCTCTTTTTTAACCCGTTATGCTAAAACCCGCCAAGTAGCGATTATTATGGTGGGGCATGTGACAAAAGACGGTACGTTGGCCGGTCCGAAAGTTTTGGAGCATGCCATCGACTGTTCATTATTACTGGAAGGGGAAGCGGACAGCCGGTTTCGTACTTTGCGTAGCCATAAAAACCGTTTTGGTGCGGTGAATGAATTAGGAGTTTTCGCGATGACGGAACAAGGCTTACGCGAAGTGAAAAATCCATCGGCTATTTTTCTCAGTCGAGGGGAAGAACAAACATCGGGCAGTTCCGTTATGGTGTTATGGGAAGGTACCCGCCCGTTATTGGTGGAAATCCAGGCATTGGTGGATCATTCTATGCTGGCGAATCCCCGCCGTGTTGCCGTAGGATTGGAACAAAACCGTCTGGCACTGTTGCTTGCCGTTCTGCACCGTCACGGCGGTTTGCAAATGTCCGATCAGGATGTATTTGTGAATGTGGTGGGCGGGGTAAAAGTCACGGAGACCAGCGCGGATTTGGCATTATTGCTTGCATTGATTTCCAGTTTTCGCAATCGTCCTTTGCCACAGGATTTGGTAGTTTTCGGTGAAGTAGGGTTGGGCGGCGAAATTCGCCCGGTTCCAAGCGGACAGGAACGTATTTCCGAAGCGGCAAAACACGGCTTTAAACGGGCAATCGTACCATTCGGTAACCGCCCGAAAAATAAATTACCGAATATGCAGGTTTTTACAGTGAAGAAGTTATCGGACGCTCTTGCCGTTCTTGACGATTTATAG
- a CDS encoding PqiB family protein produces MKNKNSINPPQKSVESVETANIRQSRRISPFWLLPVIALLIGATLFFQIIREQGHTIRITFATGDGLVADKTQVRYQGLQIGIVKKVSFTDDLKKVEVEANIYPEAKTVLRKTTRFWLVQPNASLAGISGLDTLISGNYITLHPGEGDYEDDFIAESEGPVAQIKDGDLLIHLISEDLGAISVGASVYYKKMPVGKIMNYRFIKDQKKVQIDVVIEKNYADLVKKDSRFWNISGIKADIGMGGIHVDMDSLNAIVQGAMSFDSPEHSPKAEQNEHYTLYANIKSAQRGVEVDVTLPNLAGLKPGQTEVFYQQIPIGILSELTQTEVAHKNISGKLLLNPSTEDLLKTDTTFVLRRAKVNLGNLSDLPAALRGEYIEMFPGDGEPKNQFNVIKENELLLQQPDTLTLTLTAPETYGIIEGQKLYYNNIDIGEIIDQNINTDGVKFNVAVAGQYRHLIHADTQFIAASNLDVSLGLDGVKIEAASPDKWLQGGIRVVNNNNRGAPLTSYPLYQNQSNAEAGITSNVLTQTLTLTTTSLPSIGKGSLVLYRQYEVGKILNVRPTKSHFDVDVYIYPKHRHLLTDKSLFWVESAAQIDITPKGISIQASPVARSLKGAISFDNSGSGKNRTLYANELRAKSAGQVITLTANDASNLSKGMALRYMGLNVGEIESLSLDTKSRKVIAKAFMNPQYMGLIAKSGSSFRVISPQISAGGIENLDSLLAPYIDVEAGSGKHQTQFTLIDQHSPQKSKLNSGFPIILEANDASNLSIGAPLMYRGVDVGKIKDMELNRLGDRVLIHALIANKHAHLVRQNTQFWISSGYTAGLGWNGIEVNTGSVQQLLKGGIAFSTPSGTIVQPQAKANQRFLLQVRRPDESKQWNSGVIAQ; encoded by the coding sequence ATGAAAAACAAGAATTCCATTAATCCCCCGCAAAAATCCGTCGAATCGGTCGAAACCGCCAATATTCGGCAATCCCGTCGAATTTCACCGTTTTGGTTGTTGCCGGTTATCGCACTATTGATTGGCGCTACCCTATTCTTCCAAATTATCAGAGAACAGGGGCATACTATTCGTATTACTTTTGCAACGGGTGACGGTTTGGTAGCCGATAAAACCCAAGTCCGTTATCAGGGCTTACAAATCGGTATCGTCAAAAAAGTCAGCTTTACCGATGATCTGAAAAAAGTTGAGGTGGAAGCCAATATTTATCCCGAAGCAAAAACCGTCTTGCGTAAAACCACCCGTTTCTGGCTGGTTCAACCTAATGCGTCATTGGCCGGAATCTCCGGTTTAGATACCTTAATTTCCGGTAACTACATTACTCTGCACCCCGGCGAAGGCGATTATGAAGACGACTTTATCGCCGAAAGCGAAGGTCCGGTGGCGCAAATCAAAGACGGCGATTTGCTGATTCATCTTATTAGTGAAGATTTAGGAGCGATTTCCGTCGGCGCTTCCGTATATTACAAAAAAATGCCGGTAGGGAAAATAATGAATTACCGCTTCATTAAAGATCAGAAAAAAGTACAAATCGACGTCGTCATTGAAAAGAACTATGCCGATTTAGTAAAAAAAGATTCCCGTTTCTGGAATATCAGCGGTATTAAAGCCGATATCGGCATGGGCGGCATTCATGTGGATATGGATAGTCTGAATGCCATAGTCCAAGGCGCTATGTCATTCGATTCACCCGAACACAGCCCGAAAGCGGAACAAAACGAGCACTACACACTGTATGCAAACATCAAGTCTGCGCAACGGGGCGTTGAGGTGGATGTTACCCTGCCTAATCTGGCAGGATTAAAACCGGGTCAAACGGAAGTTTTCTATCAGCAAATTCCCATCGGGATTCTCTCGGAGTTAACCCAAACGGAAGTGGCTCACAAAAATATTTCGGGAAAATTATTACTCAATCCTTCTACCGAAGATTTACTAAAAACCGATACCACTTTTGTGCTGCGCCGCGCAAAAGTGAATTTAGGCAACTTATCCGATTTACCCGCCGCTTTACGTGGTGAATATATCGAGATGTTCCCCGGCGACGGCGAACCGAAAAATCAATTTAACGTTATTAAGGAAAACGAACTATTGCTACAACAACCGGATACGCTGACGTTAACCTTAACGGCACCGGAAACTTACGGTATTATCGAAGGACAAAAACTCTACTACAACAACATTGATATTGGTGAAATCATTGACCAGAATATCAATACCGACGGCGTTAAATTCAATGTTGCCGTCGCCGGACAATATCGTCATTTAATCCATGCCGATACACAATTTATTGCCGCTTCCAATTTGGATGTCTCCCTTGGTCTGGACGGCGTTAAAATCGAAGCCGCCTCGCCCGATAAATGGCTACAAGGCGGTATTCGTGTGGTGAATAACAATAATCGGGGCGCACCGTTGACCAGTTATCCCCTGTACCAAAACCAAAGTAATGCGGAAGCCGGCATTACCAGCAATGTGTTAACCCAGACCTTAACATTGACTACTACCAGCCTGCCAAGTATCGGAAAAGGTTCCTTGGTTCTGTATCGTCAATATGAAGTGGGTAAAATTCTTAATGTTCGCCCGACGAAATCCCATTTCGACGTTGATGTATACATCTACCCGAAACACCGACATTTACTGACCGATAAAAGTCTGTTCTGGGTAGAAAGTGCCGCACAAATCGACATTACACCGAAAGGAATCAGTATTCAGGCATCGCCTGTTGCCCGTTCGCTTAAAGGGGCCATCAGCTTCGATAATTCCGGCTCGGGTAAAAATCGCACGCTTTATGCCAACGAACTTCGGGCAAAATCTGCCGGACAGGTTATTACTTTAACCGCAAATGACGCTTCGAATTTAAGCAAAGGAATGGCATTACGTTACATGGGATTAAACGTGGGGGAAATCGAAAGTTTGTCCTTGGATACGAAATCACGGAAAGTTATTGCGAAGGCTTTCATGAATCCGCAATACATGGGGCTCATCGCCAAATCAGGTTCAAGTTTTCGCGTGATTTCACCGCAAATCTCAGCGGGAGGAATCGAAAATCTAGACTCGCTTCTGGCACCCTATATTGATGTTGAGGCGGGTTCGGGCAAACATCAGACACAATTTACCCTTATCGATCAACACAGTCCGCAAAAGAGCAAACTGAATTCCGGTTTTCCAATTATATTGGAAGCCAATGATGCCTCCAATCTCAGTATTGGCGCACCGCTCATGTATCGCGGCGTGGATGTCGGTAAAATCAAAGATATGGAATTAAATCGTCTCGGTGATCGGGTTTTAATTCACGCATTAATCGCAAACAAGCATGCCCATTTGGTTCGCCAAAACACGCAATTCTGGATTTCTTCCGGCTACACGGCGGGCTTAGGCTGGAATGGAATCGAAGTGAACACCGGTTCTGTGCAGCAGTTATTAAAAGGTGGTATTGCATTTTCAACGCCGTCCGGTACCATCGTACAACCGCAAGCGAAAGCCAACCAACGTTTTCTGCTGCAGGTTCGCCGTCCGGATGAATCCAAACAGTGGAATTCAGGTGTCATTGCCCAGTAA
- a CDS encoding paraquat-inducible protein A, translated as MTKPIAYSSSTSIARCGECDAVVAVSDLKKGQHAECPRCHHTLQSKDRWSLQRCGLIAISILILMPFALTYPLLSVDLIGLKVDASIWGGIWKMATEGYPYTAFMVFLTAVFAPISFALLVILLRIVQIMKRTPRNLLIAIDYIKPWVMFDVYLVALGVSAFKVRDYASLNFDIYLIAFITVAILITLLFTKINPRELWTDFYPQHMQLSQISEEKRPHFCSSCDYTFEHPLLNEKQRPICPRCRTELNKSAAIMLQQTWAPLLAGIIMLFPANFYPISYTFMNNIPTGDTLISGVIAFMKMGSYFVAFVVFTASIFVPIGKVLIMLYLLASIHFNWRHSIKWQMRLFHIIHFVGRWSMLDLFVLALMMSLVTRGQIISFSVGPAAFYFGASVFLTMIATTNFDSRLLWKIYEKQEFH; from the coding sequence ATGACGAAACCAATCGCTTACTCTTCATCTACTTCTATCGCTCGCTGTGGCGAATGCGATGCGGTGGTTGCCGTCTCGGATTTGAAAAAAGGTCAGCATGCGGAATGTCCTCGCTGCCATCATACCTTACAATCAAAAGATCGCTGGTCATTACAGCGTTGCGGACTTATCGCCATTTCCATTTTAATTTTAATGCCTTTCGCATTAACCTATCCTTTGCTCAGCGTAGATTTAATCGGATTAAAAGTGGATGCCTCTATCTGGGGCGGTATATGGAAAATGGCAACAGAAGGTTATCCCTATACGGCATTCATGGTGTTTCTGACTGCGGTATTCGCACCGATTTCTTTTGCATTGCTAGTCATTTTATTGCGTATCGTACAAATTATGAAACGTACGCCTCGTAATCTATTAATCGCTATTGATTATATCAAACCTTGGGTGATGTTTGATGTCTACCTCGTCGCCCTCGGCGTCAGTGCATTTAAAGTACGGGATTACGCTTCGCTTAACTTTGATATTTATCTCATCGCTTTTATCACCGTTGCGATCCTCATCACGTTGTTGTTCACCAAAATTAACCCACGTGAATTATGGACGGATTTTTACCCTCAACATATGCAGTTATCACAAATTTCGGAAGAAAAACGACCGCACTTTTGTTCCAGTTGCGACTATACTTTTGAACATCCGCTACTAAACGAAAAACAGCGGCCGATTTGTCCTCGTTGTCGCACGGAACTGAATAAATCGGCAGCAATAATGTTACAACAAACTTGGGCGCCGCTGCTTGCCGGAATCATCATGTTGTTTCCCGCGAATTTTTATCCGATTTCCTATACTTTTATGAATAACATTCCAACGGGTGATACCTTAATTTCCGGCGTTATCGCCTTTATGAAAATGGGAAGTTATTTTGTCGCATTTGTTGTGTTTACCGCCAGTATATTCGTGCCTATCGGCAAAGTATTGATTATGCTTTACCTGCTTGCCAGCATTCACTTTAACTGGCGTCATTCTATAAAATGGCAAATGCGCTTATTTCATATCATCCACTTTGTGGGGCGTTGGTCTATGCTGGATTTATTCGTACTGGCGTTAATGATGTCATTAGTGACACGCGGGCAAATCATTAGCTTCTCGGTTGGTCCCGCCGCATTCTACTTCGGCGCTTCAGTTTTTTTGACCATGATCGCCACCACTAATTTCGATAGTCGTCTACTTTGGAAAATTTATGAAAAACAAGAATTCCATTAA
- the proQ gene encoding RNA chaperone ProQ: MTDVLLNEQATEAQNQPEVQKLSSNKEIIAYLAEKFPLCFSVEGEAKPLKIGLFQDLAEALQDDERVSKTQLRHALRQYTSNWRYLHGCRLGAERVDLQGNPSGVLEQEHVEHAARQLTEAKAKFAEKRAAERAAGKANRKKRQPRKSQTLGNKTIKPNVPRKSKIALTAIELATLQAGQQVKIKAGNAVQSATVLEVAKDSARVQLENGLTINVSPDRLFA; encoded by the coding sequence ATGACTGACGTTCTATTAAACGAACAAGCCACTGAAGCACAAAATCAGCCAGAAGTGCAGAAATTATCAAGCAATAAAGAAATCATTGCCTATTTAGCGGAGAAATTTCCGCTTTGTTTTTCGGTGGAAGGTGAAGCTAAACCGCTAAAAATCGGATTGTTCCAGGATTTAGCGGAAGCATTACAAGATGATGAACGTGTCAGTAAAACGCAATTACGTCATGCATTGCGTCAATATACGTCGAATTGGCGTTATTTGCACGGTTGCCGTTTAGGGGCTGAGCGAGTGGATTTACAGGGTAATCCGAGCGGTGTTTTAGAACAGGAACATGTAGAACATGCCGCACGGCAACTGACCGAAGCAAAAGCTAAATTTGCTGAAAAACGTGCAGCGGAAAGGGCGGCTGGGAAAGCCAACCGGAAAAAACGTCAACCGCGTAAGTCTCAAACACTCGGTAATAAAACAATCAAGCCCAACGTACCACGGAAATCGAAAATCGCTTTAACGGCGATTGAGCTTGCTACGTTGCAAGCCGGTCAACAAGTAAAAATTAAAGCGGGAAATGCGGTGCAAAGCGCAACTGTGTTGGAAGTTGCGAAAGATTCTGCCCGTGTACAGCTTGAAAACGGATTAACCATTAATGTATCGCCAGATCGCTTATTTGCCTAG